The following proteins are encoded in a genomic region of bacterium:
- a CDS encoding FtsX-like permease family protein: MGPLAADLWSFLSTAGGSVALAFIVALALGIVAVTLLFMGSAVVVLERFARATHRLGSIALVTVIWAALLGSQGLDREWFEALGFDWPGPFRAWLAVSALSFVLLIGAQLLVAALLRFIPPRFLGIGSIVVLAAGYVFMVGGLDQLDYAIAPAGVAWLLFVFFGWRRRKANAHGPSAPGNDERLTLVLALVLSAGIALPLVLSGPQAELFVLGQSLLSGFFSFVLLGLLPLAAAGLLDTRGTAEWFIARRYLFAKRRQTFISLVTGICIVGVAAGVWLIITVLSVMNGFERTWRDEIIGNRAHLTVHSPLGPIENYREVLETLDGLNDVTGASPYLDGEGMVRGRDGEIVGVRVRGIDPERIVQVTDLREDLLPGSEYALDNLAAPASQNGEPPSDPADGAPAPDPGIVIGSQLAQHLGVGVGDDLLVISPFGGPPTPLGPSPRLKRFRVAGVFQSSFFQYDEVFTYVNLAAAQDFRRVEDVVHGIEVRTTDYYRSSRVGREIEGVLGFPFFTRDWKEFFPTFFQALKNERVMMFLLLAMIMVVATFAIVVTLVMMIMEKSSDIAILKAMGASDASIERIFAIEGTLIGLIGTFVGVLAGIAVTTQLPWVQRQIEALTGIDTLPAAIYQFSTLPSEIDVGQVAVVVAIAMVLSLGATLLPSRHGARLDPAEALRYE; encoded by the coding sequence ATGGGCCCGCTTGCCGCCGATCTCTGGTCGTTCCTGAGCACCGCAGGGGGCTCCGTCGCCCTTGCGTTCATCGTGGCGCTGGCTCTCGGCATCGTCGCCGTCACCCTGCTCTTCATGGGCTCTGCGGTCGTGGTGCTCGAGCGCTTCGCCCGGGCGACCCATCGTCTCGGCAGCATCGCGCTCGTGACCGTCATCTGGGCCGCGCTGCTCGGTAGCCAGGGCCTGGACAGGGAATGGTTCGAGGCGCTGGGATTCGATTGGCCCGGACCCTTTCGGGCCTGGCTGGCCGTCTCAGCCCTTTCCTTCGTGCTCCTGATCGGTGCGCAGCTCCTGGTGGCTGCGCTACTGCGCTTCATCCCTCCGAGATTTCTCGGGATCGGCAGCATCGTCGTCCTGGCCGCGGGTTACGTGTTCATGGTCGGAGGGCTCGATCAGCTCGACTACGCGATTGCTCCCGCCGGGGTGGCATGGCTGTTGTTCGTGTTCTTCGGTTGGCGGCGGCGCAAGGCGAATGCACACGGGCCATCCGCCCCGGGGAATGACGAACGCTTGACGCTCGTCCTGGCGCTCGTCCTCTCGGCGGGCATCGCGTTGCCGCTCGTTCTCTCGGGGCCCCAGGCCGAGCTCTTCGTGCTGGGTCAGTCTCTGCTCTCGGGCTTCTTCTCCTTCGTGCTGTTGGGGCTCCTTCCGCTCGCGGCCGCAGGGCTCCTCGATACCCGCGGCACGGCCGAGTGGTTCATCGCCCGCCGGTACCTCTTCGCCAAACGGCGTCAGACCTTCATCTCCCTGGTGACCGGCATCTGCATCGTGGGCGTAGCGGCCGGCGTGTGGCTCATCATCACCGTGCTCTCGGTCATGAATGGCTTCGAGCGGACCTGGCGCGACGAGATCATTGGCAATCGCGCACACCTGACGGTTCATAGCCCGCTCGGCCCGATCGAGAACTACCGCGAGGTCCTCGAGACGCTCGACGGTTTGAACGATGTGACGGGCGCCTCACCGTATCTGGATGGCGAAGGAATGGTACGCGGCCGAGACGGTGAAATCGTCGGTGTGCGGGTGCGTGGCATCGATCCGGAGCGCATCGTCCAGGTGACCGACCTGCGAGAAGATCTGCTGCCTGGCTCTGAATATGCCTTGGACAACCTGGCTGCTCCTGCGTCCCAGAATGGTGAGCCACCTTCCGATCCGGCTGACGGGGCCCCGGCCCCGGATCCAGGGATCGTGATCGGCAGTCAGTTGGCTCAACACCTGGGCGTGGGCGTCGGCGACGATCTGCTCGTGATCTCTCCATTCGGGGGGCCACCGACCCCGCTCGGGCCGAGCCCTCGCCTCAAGCGATTTCGAGTGGCGGGCGTCTTCCAATCGAGTTTCTTCCAATACGACGAGGTCTTCACCTACGTGAACCTCGCTGCAGCGCAGGATTTCCGGCGGGTCGAGGATGTCGTCCACGGGATCGAGGTTCGCACCACTGACTACTACCGTTCGAGCCGTGTCGGTCGGGAGATCGAAGGCGTGCTCGGGTTCCCGTTCTTCACGCGAGATTGGAAGGAGTTCTTTCCGACGTTCTTCCAGGCGTTGAAGAACGAGCGGGTGATGATGTTCCTGCTGCTCGCCATGATCATGGTCGTTGCCACCTTCGCCATCGTCGTGACGCTCGTCATGATGATCATGGAGAAATCGAGCGACATCGCGATCCTGAAGGCCATGGGGGCGAGTGATGCTTCGATCGAGCGCATCTTCGCCATCGAAGGCACCCTGATCGGGCTGATCGGAACCTTCGTGGGGGTGCTTGCGGGAATCGCGGTGACGACCCAGTTGCCATGGGTCCAGCGTCAGATCGAGGCGCTCACGGGCATCGATACCCTGCCCGCTGCGATCTACCAGTTCTCGACGCTGCCTTCGGAAATCGACGTGGGTCAGGTCGCGGTCGTCGTCGCGATCGCCATGGTTCTCTCGCTCGGGGCGACGCTTCTGCCCTCCCGTCACGGCGCAAGGCTCGATCCCGCCGAAGCGCTTCGGTACGAGTGA
- the ybeY gene encoding rRNA maturation RNase YbeY, producing MSRIPTPESDRVPVHVSGPPPEVDAQAFDTEGFIRRAERLLGALEVPDAELSISLVGDQAMAEMNQRFRGRDGPTDVLSFSLLEGEHAEHRGGMLGDVVLDVDVAGRQADSLGHSLDEELLRLLIHGALHLLGFDHELEEDATVMEARERELRVYLSR from the coding sequence GTGAGTCGAATTCCGACACCGGAGAGTGACAGGGTGCCGGTCCACGTATCCGGGCCGCCTCCCGAGGTGGATGCACAGGCATTCGATACGGAGGGCTTCATTCGGCGGGCCGAACGATTGCTCGGAGCGCTCGAAGTTCCGGACGCGGAGCTGTCGATCTCGTTGGTTGGTGATCAGGCCATGGCCGAGATGAACCAGCGCTTTCGCGGGCGCGACGGCCCCACCGACGTGCTCTCTTTCTCCCTACTGGAGGGGGAGCATGCCGAGCATCGCGGTGGAATGTTGGGCGACGTGGTACTCGACGTCGATGTCGCAGGTCGCCAGGCAGACTCCTTGGGACATAGCCTCGACGAGGAGCTGCTGCGCCTGCTGATCCACGGTGCCCTCCACCTGCTGGGTTTCGACCACGAGCTCGAGGAAGACGCCACCGTCATGGAGGCGCGAGAGCGCGAACTCCGGGTGTATCTCAGCCGGTGA
- the lysS gene encoding lysine--tRNA ligase — MSENEQDARRARLEALRKDGVEPFPARVAERTPIAVLRAPWEETSAEVLETEKPPAAIAGRIKALRSFGKLLFMTLVDDGVGMQVCLRKQEVSPEVFDFAKNLDVGDFVRAEGFVWRTKKGELTLDARGMTMLAKCLQPLPEKWHGLADVETRYRQRYLDLLSNEEARATALLRSRVTTALRQFLGQRGFLEVETPVLQQIYGGAAARPFTTHHNLLDQQLYLRISDELYLKRLVIGGLDRVYEIGHNFRNEGISKKHNPEFTMLECYEAFADYRDMMDLTEDMVGFVAEHVLGTTSIPFQGTTLELGKPWPRVTIRDAILEKTGVDILAAGDLPALQDAVRAEGKDPGDAPTWAVLVDDLFSDFVEPTLIQPTFITNHPVELSPLAKRSAEDPRLVERFEPFIAGMEIGNAFSELNDPDDQRERFESMGRAREQGDEEAHPMDEAFLLALEHGMPPTGGLGIGVDRLVMILADAPNLREVILFPHLRPEGD; from the coding sequence ATGAGCGAGAACGAACAGGACGCTCGCCGAGCCCGGCTCGAGGCCTTGCGCAAAGATGGGGTGGAGCCGTTTCCCGCGCGGGTCGCGGAGCGGACGCCGATCGCCGTCTTGCGTGCGCCCTGGGAAGAAACGAGCGCCGAGGTGCTGGAGACCGAAAAGCCGCCCGCGGCGATCGCCGGGCGGATCAAGGCCCTTCGCTCTTTCGGCAAACTGCTCTTCATGACGCTGGTGGACGACGGCGTGGGCATGCAGGTCTGCCTGCGCAAGCAGGAGGTTTCCCCTGAGGTCTTCGACTTCGCGAAGAACCTCGATGTGGGGGATTTCGTGCGAGCCGAGGGCTTCGTGTGGCGCACGAAGAAGGGCGAGCTCACCCTGGATGCCAGGGGGATGACGATGCTCGCGAAATGTCTCCAACCCCTGCCCGAGAAGTGGCACGGCCTGGCGGATGTCGAGACGCGCTATCGCCAGCGCTACCTCGACCTGTTGTCGAACGAGGAGGCGAGGGCGACCGCGCTCCTTCGCAGCCGTGTGACGACTGCTCTGCGCCAGTTCCTCGGCCAGCGCGGTTTCCTCGAAGTGGAGACGCCCGTCCTTCAGCAGATCTATGGAGGCGCTGCGGCGAGGCCCTTCACCACGCATCACAACCTGCTCGATCAGCAGCTCTACCTGCGCATCTCCGACGAGCTCTATTTGAAGCGTCTGGTGATCGGGGGCCTCGATCGTGTCTACGAGATCGGCCACAACTTCCGCAACGAGGGGATCTCGAAGAAGCACAATCCCGAGTTCACCATGCTCGAGTGCTACGAGGCCTTCGCGGACTACCGTGACATGATGGATCTCACGGAAGACATGGTGGGATTCGTTGCCGAGCATGTTCTCGGAACCACTTCGATCCCGTTCCAGGGCACGACCCTCGAACTCGGCAAGCCATGGCCGCGAGTCACGATTCGAGACGCGATCCTCGAGAAGACCGGTGTCGACATCCTGGCTGCCGGCGATCTACCGGCTCTGCAAGACGCGGTACGGGCGGAGGGCAAGGATCCGGGCGATGCGCCGACCTGGGCTGTCCTGGTCGACGATCTCTTCTCGGATTTCGTCGAACCCACGCTGATCCAGCCGACCTTCATCACGAACCATCCGGTGGAGCTTTCTCCACTCGCCAAACGATCCGCAGAAGACCCGAGGTTGGTGGAGCGCTTCGAACCGTTCATTGCGGGAATGGAGATCGGAAACGCCTTCAGCGAGCTCAACGATCCGGACGATCAGAGAGAGCGCTTCGAATCCATGGGGCGGGCCCGGGAACAAGGAGATGAAGAGGCGCATCCAATGGATGAGGCGTTCCTGTTGGCCCTCGAGCACGGGATGCCTCCTACCGGGGGCCTGGGTATTGGAGTGGATCGCCTGGTGATGATTCTGGCCGACGCGCCGAACCTGCGGGAAGTGATCCTCTTCCCCCACCTGCGGCCCGAGGGAGACTAG
- the bamA gene encoding outer membrane protein assembly factor BamA encodes MHRIHEVGTHTLRFQRIMALALLTGLLLAGLTPRSAAAQDAVRVVVAVLPFEVHSAEPLDYLEDSLADLLATRLEASERVEVVEALTVRETLVAYPGERTEAVVRRLAREVGADFVVLGSLTELAGHYSLDVRVTPVDSLVATSTMVFTAQDDDALLDRINELASRVLSIVGEGTLRARVVAVEVTGVPDMPEETTGRLRMQPGAAYDSAAVRDDLATLRGMPGIASASVQTERGREGVHVVYRLVPTERILPMGDIQEVGDPIAEVRIEGNKRIESGAIRARITTRAGDPYDARRISEDVREIHGLGFFKNVRVLSDESIGGRVITFEVEENPVIRQVSITGNDSVDGEKIRDNLTLTTGSTLDIPLLFENRERIEALYRAEGYYLAQVRYEVEETGPDAVAVNFEVSENDKLTLTKISFDGNEEFTDDELTLRLKTKSWHWYSYVTKYLDRSGTYSEPVFMQDLQTLQSKYLDAGYIQVEIGDPEVTPVEEGLEVVVEIKEGRQFNTGTVDVAGDDSVDIDALRERLSLKVDEPFSRSFLNADLKALEDFYTNRGFYQAEVAPLTRVNETDEVVDVTFEVVKGPLYFIREIDIAGNTTTVDTVIRREVPTVEGELYSVRRMRLANRRIRGLGYFEDISLDAKLTDFEDQLDLEVRVIERPTGSLSFGAGFSSLDKFVISGSVSQSNLFGRGYGLALSADIGGRSTRFFLSFTDPYFMGSTFGFAASLSQTDLEFTDFEQEQTGLDLTLSHFLDEAHTMRGSVRYSYSARDITERGGFNAAGVIFRELLGDTESTSLMGVTLQRDTRNDRISPTSGSAWGVSADLAGLGGFAKYIRLEGRSTWFRKTPDWMPGWFPLRDESAWVLGLRGGWVVPFNSIGDFTFDTADFPTASDSEVQSLQNVDEDVKLPLTERYFLGGIGTFQLRGYKARSVGPRRAVLKRGGLFGTGDAFTPVGRTIVPTATGLDSVCTDFEDSFISEQGDGDEKCNSIFDTDIDDFDDLDETDVIGGNKFLSATVEYRFPISESLGLVGILFLDMGNAFDETQSFIDLADWRFGTGFGVQWFSPFGPLQAFVGFPINKLEVEDGQVFEFSVGGATF; translated from the coding sequence GTGCACCGAATTCACGAGGTGGGGACCCACACGTTGCGCTTCCAGCGAATCATGGCCCTTGCTCTGCTCACAGGGCTGCTGCTTGCAGGACTCACCCCTCGGAGCGCGGCGGCACAGGATGCCGTGCGCGTCGTCGTCGCGGTCTTGCCGTTCGAGGTGCATAGCGCCGAGCCGCTCGACTATCTCGAAGACTCCCTTGCGGATCTCCTCGCCACACGACTCGAAGCCAGCGAGCGGGTCGAGGTGGTCGAGGCACTGACGGTTCGCGAGACGCTGGTCGCGTACCCGGGCGAGCGCACAGAGGCCGTCGTGCGACGATTGGCTCGCGAGGTGGGAGCAGATTTCGTGGTTCTCGGCAGCCTGACGGAGCTGGCCGGCCACTACAGCCTCGACGTTCGCGTCACGCCGGTCGATAGCCTGGTTGCTACGTCGACGATGGTGTTCACGGCCCAGGACGATGACGCCCTCCTCGATCGCATCAACGAACTCGCGAGTCGCGTGCTCTCGATCGTGGGTGAAGGCACGCTCCGGGCGCGGGTCGTCGCGGTCGAGGTGACGGGCGTGCCCGACATGCCCGAGGAGACAACGGGCCGCCTGCGCATGCAACCAGGCGCGGCCTACGATAGTGCGGCGGTTCGGGATGACCTCGCGACCTTGAGGGGCATGCCCGGAATCGCTTCCGCCAGTGTCCAGACGGAGCGTGGTCGGGAGGGCGTGCACGTCGTCTACCGGCTGGTGCCGACCGAGCGCATTCTGCCTATGGGCGACATCCAGGAGGTCGGTGATCCGATTGCCGAGGTTCGCATCGAGGGGAACAAGCGCATCGAGTCCGGCGCCATCCGGGCTCGGATCACAACCCGCGCCGGGGATCCCTACGACGCCCGCCGCATCTCCGAGGATGTACGCGAGATCCACGGCCTCGGTTTCTTCAAAAATGTCCGCGTGCTTTCCGATGAGAGCATCGGCGGCCGCGTGATCACGTTCGAGGTCGAGGAGAACCCGGTCATTCGCCAGGTTTCGATCACCGGCAACGACAGCGTGGATGGTGAGAAGATCCGCGACAATCTCACCCTGACGACTGGCTCTACGTTGGACATCCCCCTGCTCTTCGAGAATCGGGAGCGGATAGAAGCGCTCTACCGGGCCGAAGGCTACTACCTGGCGCAGGTCCGCTACGAGGTCGAGGAGACCGGGCCCGACGCGGTCGCCGTGAATTTCGAAGTCTCCGAGAACGACAAGCTCACGCTCACCAAGATTTCCTTCGATGGCAACGAGGAATTCACGGATGATGAGCTGACGCTCCGACTCAAGACGAAATCCTGGCACTGGTACTCCTACGTCACCAAGTACCTGGACCGTTCCGGCACCTACTCCGAGCCTGTCTTCATGCAGGATCTTCAGACCCTCCAATCGAAGTACCTGGACGCGGGCTATATCCAGGTCGAGATCGGAGATCCGGAAGTGACGCCCGTCGAGGAGGGCCTGGAGGTCGTCGTCGAAATCAAGGAGGGACGCCAGTTCAACACGGGTACCGTGGATGTCGCTGGCGACGACTCGGTCGATATCGATGCTCTTCGCGAACGCCTCAGTCTGAAGGTCGACGAACCCTTCAGTCGATCCTTCTTGAACGCGGATCTGAAGGCGCTCGAGGATTTCTACACGAATCGCGGGTTCTACCAGGCCGAAGTCGCACCGCTGACCCGGGTGAACGAGACGGACGAAGTCGTCGACGTGACGTTCGAAGTGGTGAAGGGTCCGCTCTACTTCATTCGTGAGATCGACATCGCGGGCAACACCACCACCGTGGATACGGTGATCCGACGCGAGGTGCCGACGGTCGAAGGCGAGCTCTATTCTGTGCGTAGAATGCGCCTCGCCAACCGACGCATTCGGGGCCTCGGCTATTTCGAAGACATCTCGCTGGATGCCAAGCTCACGGACTTCGAAGACCAACTCGATCTCGAGGTACGTGTGATCGAGAGGCCTACGGGCTCCCTCTCCTTCGGTGCGGGCTTTTCGTCACTCGACAAATTCGTCATCTCCGGTTCGGTCTCCCAGTCGAATCTCTTCGGGCGCGGGTATGGGTTGGCGCTGTCGGCGGATATCGGTGGACGCAGTACGCGCTTCTTCCTCTCCTTTACGGATCCCTACTTCATGGGGTCGACCTTCGGGTTCGCCGCTTCTCTCTCTCAAACCGATCTGGAGTTCACGGACTTCGAGCAGGAACAGACCGGACTCGACCTCACGCTTTCGCATTTTCTCGACGAGGCGCACACCATGCGCGGCTCCGTTCGTTACAGCTACTCGGCCCGGGACATCACCGAGCGAGGAGGCTTCAACGCGGCCGGCGTGATCTTCCGAGAGCTTCTGGGGGATACCGAGAGCACCAGTCTGATGGGTGTCACCCTGCAACGGGATACCCGGAACGACCGCATCTCCCCGACATCGGGAAGTGCCTGGGGAGTTTCGGCTGACCTCGCTGGTCTGGGGGGCTTCGCGAAATACATCCGCCTCGAAGGCCGCAGCACCTGGTTCCGCAAGACACCGGATTGGATGCCCGGCTGGTTCCCGCTCCGTGACGAATCCGCCTGGGTGCTTGGCCTGCGCGGTGGTTGGGTCGTGCCGTTCAACTCGATTGGTGATTTCACCTTCGATACGGCGGATTTCCCAACGGCTTCGGATAGCGAGGTGCAATCGCTCCAGAACGTCGACGAGGACGTGAAGCTGCCGCTGACCGAGCGGTACTTCCTCGGTGGCATCGGTACCTTCCAGCTGCGGGGATACAAGGCCCGCTCGGTGGGCCCGCGTAGAGCCGTGTTGAAGCGAGGAGGCCTGTTCGGAACCGGGGACGCGTTCACGCCGGTCGGCCGAACGATCGTTCCCACGGCGACCGGGCTCGACTCGGTCTGCACCGATTTCGAAGACTCCTTCATCTCCGAGCAGGGAGATGGCGACGAGAAGTGCAACAGCATCTTCGACACGGATATCGACGACTTCGACGATCTCGATGAGACCGACGTGATCGGCGGCAACAAATTCCTTTCCGCGACGGTGGAGTACCGCTTCCCGATTTCCGAATCCCTCGGCCTGGTCGGGATTCTCTTCCTCGACATGGGCAACGCATTCGATGAGACCCAGTCGTTCATTGACCTTGCCGATTGGCGTTTTGGTACGGGCTTCGGGGTGCAGTGGTTCTCACCCTTCGGGCCTCTCCAGGCGTTCGTTGGCTTTCCCATCAACAAACTGGAGGTCGAAGACGGCCAGGTCTTCGAGTTCTCCGTCGGCGGCGCGACCTTCTAG
- the lnt gene encoding apolipoprotein N-acyltransferase gives MSRRARLAWVLLHVGVTFLAFPQPWGDGSIDLGPVLAYAVPLTALLALRGLSVRHAAMLGFVQGNLALAAVIHWFFVVTHHYGHAPFVIGLLAPLAGAAYGGLFQAVWAGGFAFLARRGAVSIWVLAALWAALDHGRSFFLGGFTWGTLGYAQHGSPLLALAPWTGVFGLSFVTVVASLGLFACLAPARAGEFGLGGRRSGATVLGAVLLGAVAAWAVWPNPPEEETVSVAVLQGNIEQGVKWSPDWAERTLAIYDGLTRQAAEQGAALVVWPETAVPGSPDGDPELMERLQALAEETGTTLIVGAVGVEWRVGEEAPRLFDSAYLLSGGMESERYDKAHLVPFGEYLPLRSLLGRFIRAVATGSAGRDVTAGPGPRVLIALGPDGEAIPVGIPICYELLFPDLVRQFAAGGARVLLAITNDAWYGRTGAPYQFLAITALRAAETGLWVARAANTGVSATIDERGRVRDRTAIFETDLLVGAVPLRRPERGMTFYVRHGNVFAWICWAAVFGWLIRARRLSFEDSR, from the coding sequence ATGAGCCGACGCGCACGCCTGGCTTGGGTATTGCTGCACGTGGGCGTGACCTTTCTCGCCTTCCCCCAGCCATGGGGCGACGGCTCCATCGATCTGGGGCCCGTGCTTGCCTACGCCGTTCCGCTGACGGCACTTCTCGCTCTGCGGGGTCTTTCCGTTCGCCACGCGGCCATGCTCGGCTTCGTGCAAGGCAACCTGGCCCTGGCCGCTGTGATTCATTGGTTCTTCGTCGTGACCCACCACTACGGGCACGCGCCGTTCGTCATCGGTCTCCTTGCACCGCTCGCCGGAGCGGCCTACGGCGGGCTCTTCCAGGCCGTCTGGGCGGGCGGTTTCGCCTTCCTGGCGCGACGCGGTGCGGTTTCGATCTGGGTTCTCGCCGCGCTCTGGGCCGCCCTCGATCATGGTCGCTCGTTCTTTCTCGGCGGGTTTACGTGGGGGACCCTTGGCTACGCCCAACACGGGAGCCCGCTGCTGGCCCTGGCACCCTGGACCGGTGTCTTCGGTCTGTCCTTCGTTACGGTCGTAGCGAGCCTGGGGCTCTTCGCTTGCCTCGCACCGGCAAGGGCCGGCGAGTTCGGCCTGGGCGGTCGGCGCTCGGGGGCGACGGTGCTCGGGGCGGTTCTGCTCGGGGCGGTAGCGGCGTGGGCGGTCTGGCCCAACCCTCCCGAGGAAGAGACGGTGTCGGTCGCCGTTCTGCAGGGCAACATCGAGCAGGGTGTGAAGTGGTCGCCGGATTGGGCCGAACGAACGTTGGCGATCTACGACGGGCTCACCCGGCAGGCCGCCGAGCAGGGCGCGGCGCTGGTGGTCTGGCCGGAGACCGCGGTGCCTGGCTCGCCGGATGGCGACCCCGAGCTGATGGAACGGCTCCAGGCCCTGGCCGAGGAGACTGGGACCACGCTCATCGTTGGGGCCGTTGGTGTCGAATGGAGGGTCGGTGAGGAGGCGCCACGCCTCTTCGATAGTGCCTACCTCCTCAGCGGCGGAATGGAGTCGGAGCGCTACGACAAGGCGCACCTGGTTCCGTTCGGCGAGTACCTTCCGCTTCGCAGTCTGCTCGGTCGGTTCATTCGCGCCGTCGCCACCGGTAGTGCCGGTCGAGACGTGACCGCCGGGCCGGGTCCTCGGGTTCTGATCGCGCTCGGCCCCGATGGCGAGGCGATCCCCGTCGGCATTCCCATCTGCTATGAACTGCTCTTCCCGGATCTGGTGCGTCAGTTTGCGGCCGGCGGAGCCCGGGTCCTGCTCGCGATCACGAACGACGCCTGGTACGGGCGCACCGGCGCTCCCTACCAGTTTCTCGCGATCACCGCGCTTCGCGCGGCGGAGACGGGCCTTTGGGTAGCGCGGGCGGCCAACACGGGGGTGTCGGCCACGATCGATGAACGCGGGCGCGTTCGCGATCGAACCGCCATCTTCGAGACGGATCTCCTGGTGGGTGCGGTTCCCCTGCGTCGCCCGGAAAGGGGAATGACCTTCTACGTGCGACACGGAAATGTGTTCGCTTGGATTTGTTGGGCCGCCGTGTTCGGCTGGCTGATCCGGGCGCGGCGCCTTTCCTTCGAGGACTCACGATGA
- a CDS encoding peptide chain release factor 2 (programmed frameshift), producing MSENVESASLASGELAERLETLRTRFAEFRGRLDEAGLRKKQQELEEASARPDLWDDREKAEQLLREKRRVERELELVDSIELAFSDAEVLLELAQEADDADTLAEVVDKLGEGEGRLEDAELHAMLGGEHDGAGAIVEINAGAGGTDAADWAEMLLRMYLRWAEDREMKAEILDAQPGDEAGLRSTTVTVSGDYAFGYLKAEEGVHRLVRISPFDAQHRRHTAFASVSVIPELDDSIDVEVDEKDLRVDTYRAGGAGGQHVNKTDSAVRLTHEPTGIVVQCQNERSQHKNRAQALKVLKARLYEHYRREQEKKVAAMRGEKQEIGFGSQIRSYTLHPTQRVKDHRTGVEAGNAQAVLDGQLEKFIRATLLWKSTKSAGSGA from the exons ATGAGCGAGAACGTCGAATCTGCTTCTCTTGCTTCCGGGGAGCTCGCCGAGCGCCTCGAAACCCTTCGAACCCGCTTCGCCGAGTTCCGGGGGCGTCTT GACGAAGCGGGGCTGAGGAAGAAGCAGCAGGAGCTCGAAGAAGCGTCTGCCCGCCCGGATCTCTGGGACGACCGGGAGAAGGCCGAGCAGTTGCTGCGGGAGAAGCGTCGCGTCGAACGCGAGCTCGAGCTGGTCGATTCCATCGAGTTGGCCTTCTCCGATGCGGAAGTCCTGCTCGAACTGGCTCAGGAAGCCGACGACGCCGATACCCTCGCTGAAGTCGTGGACAAACTCGGCGAGGGCGAAGGCCGTCTCGAAGACGCCGAGCTGCACGCGATGCTTGGCGGTGAGCACGACGGCGCGGGCGCGATCGTCGAGATCAATGCCGGCGCAGGTGGTACGGATGCGGCGGATTGGGCGGAGATGCTGCTTCGCATGTATCTCCGCTGGGCCGAGGATCGGGAGATGAAGGCCGAGATCCTCGATGCGCAGCCCGGCGATGAGGCGGGCCTGCGCAGCACCACCGTGACGGTTTCGGGTGACTACGCATTCGGCTACCTGAAGGCGGAGGAGGGCGTGCATCGGCTCGTGCGCATCTCACCCTTCGATGCCCAGCATCGCCGCCACACGGCGTTCGCCAGCGTCAGTGTCATTCCCGAGCTCGACGATTCGATCGACGTCGAAGTGGACGAGAAGGATCTGCGCGTCGATACCTACCGGGCTGGCGGCGCGGGTGGTCAGCATGTGAACAAGACCGATTCCGCGGTTCGGCTCACCCACGAGCCGACCGGAATCGTCGTGCAATGTCAGAACGAGCGCTCGCAACACAAGAATCGCGCGCAAGCTCTGAAGGTGTTGAAAGCGCGTCTCTACGAGCACTATCGGAGGGAGCAGGAAAAGAAGGTGGCGGCGATGCGCGGTGAGAAGCAGGAGATCGGCTTCGGAAGCCAGATCCGCTCCTACACTCTGCATCCCACCCAACGCGTGAAGGATCACCGCACGGGGGTCGAGGCTGGCAACGCCCAGGCCGTCCTCGATGGTCAGCTCGAGAAGTTCATTCGCGCGACGCTGCTCTGGAAGAGCACCAAGAGCGCTGGGAGTGGTGCATGA
- a CDS encoding ABC transporter ATP-binding protein gives MEHPLLQARSVSKSFHTGEGEITVLEELEVSVGRGERLAILGQSGIGKSTLLHILGTLDHPTSGEVLFEGEDVFAKDPEELAAFRNESLGFVFQFHHLLPEFTAQENVMMPGLLRGLSKREMGERAATILDEVEMGHRIRHPVGKLSGGERQRVAVARALVLDPPLVLADEPTGNLDPYTGDRVADMLFDLNERRQTALVVVTHNDSLARRLGRAVTLKGGKLERAGL, from the coding sequence ATGGAGCACCCTCTCCTCCAGGCCCGCTCCGTTTCGAAGAGCTTCCACACGGGCGAAGGCGAAATCACGGTGCTCGAGGAGCTCGAAGTTTCCGTCGGCCGTGGTGAACGCCTGGCGATTCTCGGCCAATCCGGAATCGGAAAGTCGACATTGCTGCACATCCTCGGAACGCTCGATCATCCGACCTCAGGCGAAGTGCTGTTCGAGGGCGAGGATGTGTTTGCGAAGGATCCGGAGGAACTGGCCGCGTTCAGGAACGAATCGCTCGGGTTCGTCTTCCAGTTCCATCATCTCCTGCCCGAGTTCACGGCCCAGGAGAACGTGATGATGCCGGGCCTGTTGCGCGGCCTGTCCAAGCGTGAGATGGGGGAGCGCGCGGCGACGATTCTCGATGAAGTCGAAATGGGCCATCGCATCCGACATCCCGTCGGGAAGCTCTCCGGTGGCGAACGCCAGCGCGTGGCCGTGGCCAGAGCCCTGGTGCTCGACCCGCCGCTCGTCCTGGCCGACGAGCCGACGGGCAACCTCGACCCGTATACCGGGGATCGGGTTGCGGACATGCTCTTCGACCTGAACGAGAGACGCCAAACGGCCCTGGTGGTCGTCACCCACAACGACTCCCTCGCCCGCCGTCTCGGCCGAGCCGTCACGTTGAAGGGCGGGAAACTCGAGCGGGCCGGGCTGTAA